Proteins encoded in a region of the Flammeovirga yaeyamensis genome:
- a CDS encoding BatD family protein: MVRKYIFTAMCLLLGVSVWAQERATLFTTTKVNKKQVMVGEPFKVQLSIYTTTWFTKGLNFEDFQLPNALMVKDGRAVPNSMQIGKYKYAGVQQTYWVFPFSAGDNTFPSLTLEVETPDPGDYKGKKRILKTKEKTIKVVPPPLGEDPKEWLVSTNVRLKDTWNKDLSKVKVGDVLKRTITITAGNTLGPLIPVREFDSLSWAGVYPEAPSNSNYNNNEGYISGTQRQVITYLVQEAGTFEIPGIKVRYYHPYNKKSKVVTSKDRKITIAENPNLSMLASLQDSLNKLNQVQEPQEAVEEKTWEDYVPVQWKEILAVCIILLMVYRYRPDQKVSTFIQKKKSTFSYQESVAFGHLISAIKKKKINEILQLFTIWINLLPNQSVSNYKQTLFEALLSHQLSDLIDEVSEEKYKKGQESISDELKSRLIKQLKWDRKILLKTDKKKSWKEKKTKELDDLNP, encoded by the coding sequence ATGGTAAGAAAGTACATATTTACAGCAATGTGCCTACTGTTGGGAGTATCGGTTTGGGCACAAGAAAGAGCCACTTTGTTTACCACCACTAAGGTAAATAAAAAACAAGTGATGGTGGGAGAGCCATTTAAAGTGCAGCTATCCATTTATACCACTACTTGGTTTACAAAAGGTCTCAATTTCGAGGATTTCCAACTACCCAATGCCTTGATGGTAAAGGATGGCAGAGCCGTCCCCAACTCCATGCAAATTGGGAAATATAAATATGCAGGCGTTCAGCAAACCTATTGGGTATTCCCTTTCAGTGCGGGCGACAACACTTTCCCTTCTCTAACTTTAGAAGTGGAAACACCCGATCCAGGCGATTACAAAGGGAAAAAGAGAATTCTTAAGACGAAAGAAAAGACCATAAAAGTAGTCCCTCCTCCATTAGGCGAAGATCCCAAAGAGTGGTTGGTTTCTACTAATGTTCGTTTGAAGGATACTTGGAACAAAGATTTGTCTAAAGTAAAAGTAGGTGATGTGCTGAAAAGAACCATCACGATTACAGCAGGCAATACATTGGGACCACTTATTCCCGTGAGAGAATTTGATTCTTTATCGTGGGCAGGTGTATACCCTGAAGCACCAAGTAACTCGAATTATAATAATAACGAAGGGTATATATCAGGTACTCAAAGACAAGTAATTACTTACTTAGTTCAAGAGGCCGGAACTTTTGAGATTCCAGGTATTAAGGTGAGGTACTATCACCCCTACAATAAAAAATCAAAAGTTGTCACTTCTAAAGACAGAAAAATCACAATTGCTGAAAATCCTAACTTAAGCATGTTAGCTTCACTTCAGGATAGTTTAAACAAGTTGAATCAGGTACAAGAACCTCAAGAAGCGGTGGAAGAAAAAACTTGGGAGGATTACGTACCAGTTCAGTGGAAAGAAATTCTTGCGGTATGTATCATTTTATTGATGGTTTATCGCTACCGCCCAGATCAAAAAGTGAGTACCTTCATTCAGAAGAAAAAATCCACTTTCAGTTATCAAGAATCGGTCGCTTTCGGCCATTTGATATCCGCTATCAAGAAAAAGAAAATAAATGAGATCCTTCAATTATTTACTATTTGGATCAACTTACTTCCCAACCAGAGTGTGAGTAATTACAAGCAGACATTATTCGAAGCTTTACTTTCGCATCAATTAAGTGATTTGATAGATGAGGTATCGGAAGAAAAATACAAAAAAGGACAAGAGTCCATATCGGATGAATTAAAAAGTCGATTGATCAAACAACTAAAGTGGGATAGAAAAATCTTACTGAAAACGGATAAGAAAAAAAGTTGGAAGGAGAAAAAGACAAAAGAATTGGATGATTTGAATCCGTAA